TCTTCGAACGCTTAAACATGACTTCTATGCATATCTTGGTTAAAAGCTCATGGATCACTCCAATAgagaatacaaaaaaattatgaccCCGGGCCAAAGACCTATATGATGTTTAGGCTTCTCCCTGATCTCAAGAGACTCGGAACTAGCCGGTAAATAAATCCTTAGGAGATATtaacatctaatctattaaaagggaagtaCAAATAGTACTTAGTCGTGAGTTTTCCAcaaaaattacatatttatgCCACTGCCCTTAAAACACAGtcgttttgtttaattattaaatCACAATTCTTTTTTGAATACACCAGATGTGAACATAACGGGTAGatacgttttcttcttctctttttgctATAGAACCTTCCAACAATTCTGAAAATATTGGAATTCTAAAATATGATTCACGTAGACTGATTTTGTCTGTAAAGGTTTATTAATTTTGTCCAGCCTGCGTGAGAGATGTTCCTCTATGGTCTCCACAATCCCATCTCTGCCCTTTGCTGCACAATGCGTCTGAAGTCTACAGCCCCATTCCGTGTCTCTGCTCTGTCGTCATGGCTGCCGCCGGCGAAGATAAAGCTCGATTCCATTCCAATGGTTAGCTTCTCCGAATTTTCACTTTAGGTCCCTCGCATTCTGATTATTTTCAAATGGACAAAATGCTTTGGGAATTTAAGAAAACATCCTTCAAATCAACCCCGTATCTTTCAATTGTGCCATACAGACCCAGTGAATATTCTAATTTTGTTACCTTGGTACCTAAATTTTCTGCTGTTTTCACATTTACCACCAATACTACTAAATTCACAAGAATAACCTCACAATTTTGCCCCAAACTTTTCAAGGGTGCACTTTAATCCCTTTCTATGAAATTATGCATGTGAAATGCAATATACACACCTAATATGCAATCTAAATGATTAAAATGAggtaaaattatatgttaaaggCCATTAAAAACAGTATATACCACATACATACATCCATATTGGTGTTTGTTTTCGATTTGTAGTATATAACATTTATGAtgaatcaaaaaatttaattgtttataaTCTGTTGGTTGCTCATATTGTGGTTAGATactaaattaatcaaaataatatgttatataaCATATTCACAATTAGTAATTTTAATTACATTAACTGTTTTTGATGTGTAAATTAACTGTTTTTGATGtgtttatttataaactaaaaaaatagtatgtttttatattaataaatcaatcttttcaaaataaaatattttacgtcaaataaaatattttatgtcaaATAAATTAActcctattttaataaaatagatttattaaatatacacaTATGACTTGAATTATTGGAATATATCCCTTACGATGTACTGactttttaagtaaaaaatgtTCCAGTTTAATAACATTAATTAGGTTTgctaaatttcttttaaaaaaaaatctgttcttatttttgttttacattcgtcttattttttaatgtttttgtaacttggtttcattatttttttggtttgtctAAACAATGTATTTGTTTAAAAAactcaataaaaattttgaactttatattcaaattataaacaaaatatttataatatagtttaataaaCCCCACAAGTATACTTAAACCTCTAATactttactgtttttttttacatcatactttattgtttaatttaccaaataaactaaataaaaatacaataaaagaaaaacataatctCATAACTTGTAAATGAAGACATATCTCATTGAACAAAACACACCAATGTCAAACCTGAAAAACATATGAATCTAATAACTTGATAAGTATAAACAACttaatttatcgaatattcagaagtttaaaatatatgattttgaaGAACAAACACCCGCGCGGGCCAAAAGCTAGTTACTACATTATAACAATAATATGAAGTTCAGATGACGTCAAAATTCAGTTTAAACGCCATTGAGGTATATAAAGGAGCTAGTATGAGGATGATCAAGATTTGATACTTCTAATTTATGAAGATTTTTTCGATGTGAGCTCTGGTTACACGAGTTATTAACGTGTTAATGGGTGAGATCAAAATGCATCAAAATTATGACTACTATTTAGAGTACTAAAATTTCTATAGCTAATAATGACCTCGTTTAAAAACTTGGTGCATACGTAACCGTGACGAACCGTTTCAGTAGTTCAATGGTTATGAAATTTATTCTGTAATTTCAATCATCAGAGACGATTTGATgacgttttaaattttttttttgaatgaagtTGACGTTCTAGCTTCTAATTAACaccatattaaaagaaattattgaTCTTGGCATTTGTTTTGCTTTTGGTACGCCAGTGGCAGTGAGCCGCCGCTCAACTTGCCCTTCTCATGTGCACTTGGTACACGAGAACATCAGCAAATCTTATAGGGCTTTATGAGCTAAGCCTAACTTTACTCGGGCTTTATGAGCTAAGCCCAACTTCACTCGACCTTTTGCGTTGCTCTTGAACATCTCCATATTTGGTTGGGGTATCTATGAAAAACGTCTATTTcgttctcctttttttttttgtaacactcaTCAAAACTGTGAAATGGGGATTAACCTAATTCAGGATTTGGAAGATAAAGTACGTCAAGTCAGAAACCCTAATGTTAAAGTTCtagaagaaacaaatatgttCATGTAGTTTCGCTATCGACCAATATGAATAAGGGATCTTATTCAAAGGATTGAAAGCTATACTGTAAATATGAATCTTTACCAGCATGCTTCTCTGTAGAAACATAGATATTATTGGACAAGTGGTGCCAAACTGATTAAAGAATGAATTTATGATTAGgctaaaaaaagaatttttaaaaataaaagtgttAATCTTTTGGAGCTGGGTAGGTCATTAAAGGTCCAATTATTTTTCACAAAGCCAAGGGAGTGGTAACTAATGGAGACCCTTACTAATAAAgcgaataaataattaaaattatcaaaagcaTTAATCTTGCACAATTTGTGTTGTGTTCCATAAAACGCGACCTAATTTATAAGAAAAGTTATTCAATTTTGgaattaaaataacaataaaatttggACTAAAGGACTTTCCGACAAAtctaatcaatactattaaaaatataaatttattaaatatgatttttttcagTGTAAATCACATGTCATTATTGAGcagttttgttttctctcttcAAATGCAAGCAGGAAACGAACATAATAATGTCTAATTGGATTCAGAttctatatgttatatattattttaaagacgaataattttaacaaaaaaaatgtggaATATTCTCTGGAGAAGTGACGTGTCGAGGGACGTCATCTCACGCGCATTTTAGACACACAAGCGCACGTTAAATTTCGACTTTTCTTCTGTCACTCGATTTGTTTTTTCACACGGTGGAGAGCTTTTGTCGTACATCGCTCGTTTACTTCAACTTGCTTATTATTTTACGCTCGTAGGACTAATCAAACCaaagagataaatataaataaaaaaaagggaaataaataaaaatatcttcttctcctttcatTGATGTGTACGCTTCACCTCTAAGCTTCGTCTCTTTGGAATATACCCACAATGCGTTTCAACTAGAGATTCACTCTTCGTATCTCGTCTTCGTGATGAATTGTCGATGGAGGTTTGGTTTGTTTACAATTATTGCTTACAGtttccttctttctttttttttggtcaaagtttGTAACTTTCTGACTTTGTGGCTATCTTTGCTCAAAGGCTCAATCTTGAGGAGTTTGGtcttttattattgttataaaaGTTTCAACCTTTAATAGCTAAAAACTAATATTTGATGCAGAACTTGTACTGTTTATGGTTGTGTTAGTCAATCATCTGTTTGTGCCTTTGAGAGAAGTTTCTTTAAGGTTGAGTTtgtaatttattgttttttttttttttttacagatgatgagctcatcttcttcttctactacaCAAGCTATATCATTGAGAGAGATGGGGATGTATGAACCGTTCCAACAGTTGTCTGGTTGGGAAAATGCTTTCAACACTATAGGTAGTAGTAatcagaacaacaacaacaatccgAGTTCTTCCACAGTTCCTGAGGTGGATGCTAGAGCAGACGCAGATGATAACAATAAGGTTCAGATTATATTCCTTTTTTTACTCCCAAATTCATGTTTACTTGATTGTTAAAACTAGTGGTTACTTAAATTACACGCAGGCGAACTATACTTCTTTGTATAATAACTCTGTTGAAGCAGAACCTTCTAGTAACAATGATCAGGACGATGACCAAATCAATGATAAGGTACACACAACAAGAGTTTTAGCATTTCGATAAGGGAATGATAAAGAACTAGAGGGTTGTTTGCTCACTCTTCATGCACAGATGAAACGGAGATTGGCTCAGAACCGAGAGGCTGCTCGCAAAAGCCGTTTGAGAAAGAAGGTAAGAACATGTCCTTTTTGGTAATAAAGAGAGATAAAAAGGCTTATAAAAGAGTTATGTATATTGCCTTTAGGCACATGTCCAGCAGTTAGAAGAAAGCAGGTTAAAGTTATCACAGCTCGAGCAGGAACTTGCAAGAGCTAGGCAGCAGGTGAGCTCAAACTTCCTTTTTATAAGGTTTTGTGTTTCATATCAACGACTAAGCGACTTTGTTACAGGGATTATGTGTACGCAATTCATCAGATTCTAGTTATCTTGGACCAGCTGGGACCATGAACACAGGTTGGTGTTTGATATCACTACTCCCtcagtttcattttaaatgtcGTGTTGTAGActttaaaatttgtttcatgtatggttttatattttcaaagaatATGTTTTATagcttttttctatttttatcctTCATTTTTTAGCtcattaactaataaaataatcaaaacaatgTATTAAAGAGGGGGTACAGTagaaatttaaatgattttcttaatatatgggaaaaaaaactatattagcATTTGCTTCATGACTCtaatgaaactattttaaaaggAATTGCTGCATTTGAGATGGAATACACACACTGGCTAGAAGAACAGAACAAGAGAGTGAGTGAGATTAGAACAGCGCTCCAAGCGCATATCAGCGACATTGAGCTCAAAATGCTCGTCGACATTTGCTTAAACCACTACGCGAATCTCTTCCGCATGAAAGCTGATGCTGCAAAGGCTGATGTCTTCTTCTTGATATCCGGGATGTGGCGAACTTCAACCGAACGTTTCTTCCAGTGGATTGGAGGTTTCCGCCCTTCCGAGCTCTTAAATGTAAACCTCTTTTACACGTTACAGTTTCTTCACTCGTTAGAACACAGTTCTAAGTGTTCACTATTGTTTGTTTCAGGTTGTGATGCCGTACATTGAGCCTTTAACCGATCAGCAGCTCTTGGAGGTGAGAAACTTACAACAGTCGTCTCAGCA
This region of Brassica napus cultivar Da-Ae chromosome C5, Da-Ae, whole genome shotgun sequence genomic DNA includes:
- the LOC106401946 gene encoding transcription factor TGA3 — encoded protein: MEMMSSSSSSTTQAISLREMGMYEPFQQLSGWENAFNTIGSSNQNNNNNPSSSTVPEVDARADADDNNKANYTSLYNNSVEAEPSSNNDQDDDQINDKMKRRLAQNREAARKSRLRKKAHVQQLEESRLKLSQLEQELARARQQGLCVRNSSDSSYLGPAGTMNTGIAAFEMEYTHWLEEQNKRVSEIRTALQAHISDIELKMLVDICLNHYANLFRMKADAAKADVFFLISGMWRTSTERFFQWIGGFRPSELLNVVMPYIEPLTDQQLLEVRNLQQSSQQAEEALSQGLDKLQQGLVENIAVDIRVVESVSHGAQMASAMENLQALEGFVNQADHLRKQTLQQMSKILTTRQAARGLLALGEYFHRLRALSSLWAARPRERT